Sequence from the Rutidosis leptorrhynchoides isolate AG116_Rl617_1_P2 chromosome 3, CSIRO_AGI_Rlap_v1, whole genome shotgun sequence genome:
tgaaattgggtgtagagagaaaatggaggaagtagtaaagatgaaagaggagtgatgaatggatgaggatggtttgaccactttgacctagttaaaggtttggtcatttggcaagtttggtccttcaagtttcattcgggtgcgtgaattaccaaaacgggataatttaaaacgcgtatcaacgggagatgttataaacatataacggacttcaaataagtaaacggaaaagtaaacggaaaaggtgggatgttacagaaGATAGGAAAGACAAAGGGAGAAAGGTATAGGAGGAGGTATGGGAGGAGGTGAGGGAGGAGATATGGAGCTGGAGCAGGAGAGTGTCGGGTTTTTTTTAATGGAGAAAAGGGGAAAAAAGGGGGAAAAAGAGGGAGACCATGAGCAGTAAACATTGTGAGGGGGAGAGGAGACGTGGACCAATGGGGCTTCAAGGTCTACTTTTCCCAATAGTAtatgggtaataataataataataataataataataataataataataataataataataataataataataataataattagataaaaaatataacgacgataataacgacgataataataatcatttttaataataataccaaatattcggttgactataacttctaatccgttcatcgaaaccattcgatatctaaatgaaaagttcttaatttttcactagctttccaacgacatgcatatcttatatattatctcaaccgcatatgtaactaattcaggatttaacatatcctatctaatgaaaatatcaaaaatacaagcatacataagcctatatactcgagcactagtcagggatacactattaatatgtaaaagttaaattatgagtgcttacgtatcaatattgagattcaatagtgcaggaaaggtacgtagacgcaacggagatgataaacactaggttgaccccacaagcatacccccgaacattacccatcacctccatagctataacccataatttccttagccatatcctactcgaaaacatgttttgaaatagctcgctcatgacctcgtcttaatattttatgtaataataataatactactaatactaataataataagattaataataataatattaatctttaaaataatataataataataataataataataataataatatatatatatatatatatatatatatatatatatatatatatatatatatatatatatatatatatatatatatatatatatatatatatatatatatatagatatcgagAGATAGATTGAGGGATGGAATGGTTCGGCAAAAAATGTGAGCTTTATACACAAATCCTGAAACTGACACCTCCGTGAGTGCAGAGGTTTTGTGCCcatatgctccgcgagtgcggagttcccctgtccagctcattcccaatgatttcaaggctgccgacggtttatatatttatttaatatataatatatttaatttatataaataattatatattatattatatttacgtgcatagttaacctataattttagttctaatgactcgtacgttgtcactcgacttatgtcctagttccgatttttcgaacgcatattcgtacgcttagaaaactagctctttatgttacgcgacgtgtacctattataaataattagacttaatcatctataatttatattacccaaagtataacttctttatttgagtgttgtgttcatttgcttctataaatcaatgtctcgttgtttattaaaatacgtttaataatactGAAACGTTTTATGTTTAAATTAAagcatttgtaatatatatatatatatatatatatatatatatatatatatatatatatatatatatatatatatatatatatatatatatatatatatatatatatatatatattcttatttaaaaatataattttgtatatcttatatataattgaaatatctatttaataatataacgtttagtttttcaaaactatttatttttcaaagttcatttcaaaatcatttaagTAATAGAAAGTATTATGTCGTAACACGTTTACGttatcaagaatatatatatatatatatatatatatatatatatatatatatatatatatatatatatatatatatatatatatatatatatatatgtgtgtgtgtgtgtgtgtgtgtgtaatttataatacaaagccttaattaagttctttaaaacttttgaacaaattatcttataaaacgttttaatgataaagttctttttaaaccaaACTGTTTTTGTAcgttgaaacaatattaaataaataagaaaactttgtttttccaaaattaaatacatttaagaatcattttactaaagagGTTAtaattgttatatcgtaaaacgttttagaaaagtaagattaaatatattcttaatacGTTTCAAGTTTTTGAATTAACGTTTGTAAGTGACACGTgctataaagtccaaaggttagatgaacgtatgaaattatcttaatgtaaaatgtcgatatccaattgtctaagttatttatattccacgttccaactttaagatgaaagtCAAAATAGTTATCCTattaaaatcacgaggaaaatgttgtaaagcagGAATTGAAattcaaataggaatctccactaattcttgtctaattcccgttaattgacacttttgttcttacctgtaaatgactttaccatttattccgaatatcgttaaaatggacgatttctcaaatcaatgtggacctttcaacaaagactcgtaatcataattcaatgtatctgataattcgatcatttgatattatctgttaattcagttgataattattttaattatattttgaaacaaatacgttcatgtaaagtattatgtaTCTAATACTATGTTAATGTTTTCAAAttatatcatatatacatatacatatttaatcatatccgttcatataatggttcgtgaatcattggagtttggccggggttaaatgaatgtatgaacatagtttgaaatccttgaggtttaacttaacaaactttgcttatcgtgtcggaaatatataaagattaaagtttaaatttggtcagaaatttttgggtcgtcacagggacatggtgattgatcacttgatgttagtgaaagacgatcataaggtacCATAAACATTATCAACACCCCATTCCACCCCCTCATTGCACTAAATCCTTGATTAAttctaatctaggattgatcaattggcgccatccgttggACACGAATTAGAATTGAATTCGAGAAATTTACTTTCGTGAAATCGAATGATTAAATTCGGAATTCAATTTTGATTGTGTTCTTGTTTAACGATTTGCAGGTTGTTAAATCTGACGGAAGAAATCAAATTAAAATGACAACGCATAATAAGAAGAAAGGCAACAGCACAGTAGACACGTATGATTTCAGAAATTCAACAGCGTTTGATTTTCAAACGAGTCATGAGATAAGTAAGCAAACAAAAGCATTGGTTGCTAAATCATCCGAAAATGTTGCTCCTGATGAAGAAACACAGTTAAACGCTGCAACTGAAAAGATAACTGCGGCACGACGCAATTCTCAGCAAACTGTTGCTATCCGCGAAGAGCATACCGAGGAAGAACTTCGATCAAAATATGCATCCGCAAGCTCGCAAGGGAATGCGGATAAAAATCCGACAGCTGAAGGCACTGCGAATGTTGGTAGTAAAAACGCAGATAAAAATGCAACAATAAAAACTGCGAAGCGAGTAATAATGCCCCTAGAGGCAAGGCAATTACTTCAAGTAAAAGGCCTTTATCTTTACATACACTCCACAAATCTGATTATATCCGAATTTCGGCATTGAGTTTTCATTATATACACTCCACAAATCTACAAGATATAATACAAATCAATAATGCCCCTAGAGGAAGGGAGCTGATTATATCCGAATTTCGGCATTGAATTTTCATCATATACACTCCACAAATCTGCAATATATAATACAAATCAATAAACCTGAAAGTATTAACAAGGGCATTTGGTTTAACAAAAAAGTGAAAGTGTTATCCAGAAGATAGGTGACAAATAGTATATTTTGAAGAaaggaaaaaaacaaaaaaactaaagttataaattaTAATTGAGCTTTTTGAAACTATAATTCACATAAACAGGGACGCATTATCAGAATTTCGGGAGTTTTAAAGATAAAAAAATACATTTCTTTTAACTTTCGGAAGTATAAATGGTGAGAAATCAAATAAATTTCCTGAAATCAAACGTACTATTCTTTCAAGATGGatcaaaaatattatttatatcagATCGATCTTGGTAAACGGCTCCCCAACTAAAGAATTTGGTTTATAAAGAGGAGTAAGGCAAGGTGATCCATTGTCACCTTTCCTTTTTATTATCGCGGTGGAGGGGCTTAATATTCTTGTTAAATCGGCTCTTGAAAAGGGTCTTTTTACAGGAATAGAAGTAGGATGCGACAAGGTAGTGGTTTCACATTTACAATACGCGGACGATACCATGTTTTTCCGGGATTGGAGTAGGATGAACATCTTAAATTTGAGAAATCTACTCACATGTTTTGAGCGGGCCTCGGGGTTGAGAATTAACTTCCATAAAAGTCGCATTTATGGAATTGGTGTAGATTCTTCGGAAGTGAATAATATGGCTAGGCTAATCGGTTGTCAAGTTGATTCTCTACCCTTCATTTATCTTGGATTGCCTATCGGGGCGAAAATGAACAAAATGAAAGATTGGATTCCGGTTATTGAAAAGTTCAAATCTAGGTTATCAAATTGGAAAATGCGTTCGTTGTCTTATGGGGGAAGAGTAGTTCTAATTAAGTCGGTTCTCAATAGCATCCCGTTGTATTACTTCTCGCTATTTCGTGCTCCGTCGTGTGTGCTTAATCTTCTTGAGAGTGTGAGGAGGaaattcttttggggcgggtcgggagaGGGTAACAATATCTCGTGGGTCAAATGGGATAGAGTCTTAAACACTTTCGGGAATGGGGGGTTAAATCTTGGTTCACTTAAAAGTAAAAATCTTGCCTTATTAGGGAAATGGTGGTagaggttcaaaaccgaaaccgaCTCCCTATGGGTCAAGGTCATTCGAAGTCTTTATGGTCTTAATGGCGGTCTTTTATCGGGTGGTGTCTCTTCTAATCGCTTTTCTAGTACTTGGCAAAAAATCATTTTGACAGGTGATGCAATTGAAGATTTAGAGATTGGTTTCAAAAATTCTTTCATCAAGACGATCGAGGACGGTGATACTACATCCTTTTGGCAGGAACACTGGATCGGGAATGATAAATTGAGCACTTTATTTCCGCGGTTATTCAAGCTAGAGAGTCTTCCTGAAGTCAACATCAAAAACAGAATGAAAAAAGATGGGCAGCAGCTCGTTTTCTCTTGGAATTGGGTACGTGCACCTTCAGGTAGGACAAGATCAGAATTGGACAGTTTGCAACGGCTCATTTCAGCAGCTTCTATTAACGCATCTGATCGTGATTCTTGGAAATGGAGTCTATCGGCGAATGGTTTGTTCACAGTTAATAAGCTAAGTAAAATCATTGACTCTAAAATCCTTGGTTCTTATGTTGATTCTTCTTCCACTATGCGAAACAATCTTGTCCCAAAAAAAGTAGAAATTTTTATTTGGCGAACTCAAATTGGTAGATTGCGGGTAAAAATTGAACTTGATAAAAGAGGGATTGATTTACATAGTGTGAGGTGTGATTTATGTGATGAGGATCTCGAACCGGTGATACATTGCTTGATTGACTGTAAGATTGCGAAAGATATATGGAGTCGTTTTTTCTCGTGGTGGGATTTAGGGGGCTTCTCCTCGGCAAATGTTGCGGATTTGATAAGTGATAAAGGTCCAACATCGATGTCGAATTTTGGGAGTAAAGTTTGGCAAGCTTCTAAGTGGATCGCTTTGTATCTTATTTGAAAAAACCGAAACAATGTGGTGTTTCAAGGCAAATCTTGGACCGCCCCGGTGGCTTTAAATGAGATACAAAATTTAACATTCGAATGGATAAATTCGCGGGCTAAATATCGATGCATGGATTGGCCTACTTGGCTCTCTAAGCCAAAGGATTATCTTAATATGTCGTGATTGTTATTGTAAATCTTGTCGTGTTTTTCTTTCTATTTTCAAGTTGCTTGCTTAGCAACTATTCTTTGTTGTCCTTTTGGCTAGCTTCCTAGAGGATCTATGTGGTGTAATTGTTTCGTGTTTCCTTAATGATATttccttgcttttcaaaaaaaaaaaaaaaaaaaaagacaacgaGGAGTTTCGAGTAAGATAATTTTCAATTCAGATTGAAGTATTGTGTTTGTGTAGCTGTGCTGTTTCTCAATCGAATTTATAAATGGACAAATAAATAGAACTTGAATAAAAGTTATATTTAATCGGCTAGTACAATGAGCCGTTGAGCTAATGAATAGAATAATACATGTTAGTTTTTCTACAAGAAAAAAGAGACTATGAATTACCTCTGCGCTTTGATCGATTTAGGGCTCCATTATCATCATCCAGCTACAATTTGGGACTGAAAGTGCGAAGAGGTCACTCCATAAATCGGATAAATATCCTGAAACGTTTTAAGGGAGAGGACTCGAATTTCAGACATCCCACCCCCATCCAACACACAAGGTGTTGAGTGTACCACTAGGTCACATGGGCGAGTACTATATTTATTTCGGATAAACCTAGCTGAATAGCAACTCCTCATTTAATGAAAGGTTTATAGAATCTTCTAGTTCAAAAAAGGTACCGAAAGTCTAATAACTAAACGTGAGCCTTTTGGTACGTAAACTATATAAGAAAACCTTTTCATCGGAAGATGAAAGAAACTAACAAGGATACAAGCAAACCGGAAAGGTTCGAAGACACTAAATAAACCCTAAACAAAATGACTGAGCTACTGCTAACTAAACGTGAGCCTTTTGTACGTACTGTTTCAAGTGTCATCCTGCTCCAAGTAATGAACTTGAATGATTCGGGGTTCTTTCTAGGCCTATCTTAGAATCAACATACATAAGCacccataacaagatcaaacagtACGTACAAAATAATTAACTTAACTGGGTTCCGCACACGATGATTACTTCTAAAACAAGCTTCGTTTTTATTACAAAAAAGAAAGTAGCACTTCATACAACATAATAACATAATCTAAACATGTACTCCACAAAAATAGTACACATAAAACTACAACACTTTGCTTTGACAATCCTTGATACTAACAAAGACAATTACCTAACATCACCAAAATCTTAGCCTTTATGAAGAGGTTTTTGGGCGTTTAATAAGTAATTTTGCTGAAGGCGATGCACAGGAAAATGGCCGGTAAATCATATCTCTAAGAATCTTCAATTCTTCATCAACAGAAACTTTGTCTTCAAGCTCAATTCGTACTAACGTTAGTACAGGTGACTTAGCCATGATGAGTTTCACACATTCTCTCTCAAACACATTGTTACTAAAACTTATTATTCCAAAATATGTAAGATGATCTAAGGTCAAACTCAAGTCGTCTTGGAGATCAACAAACTTGATGGAACTTTCCTTAATCGGAAACTTCTCATTATCATACATCTAATTCAGAGAACATGGTTAAAGGTCATTAAAACTGTATTTACAGGAAGATTAGATTATCGTAAGCAATACCAGAAAAGAAAGTTGCTCTAGATTTGGGGAGCTCCTGATTATGCAAAGGGCAGATGATATGACATCTCGGTCCATTAGGCACACACCCAAACCAACATCTTTGAGGTGAAGCGAAGTCGGAAGCTTATCTGGCATACCACCTGCAGCCATGTACTTTTAAAAAACAAAACAAATATTAGCAATCACGATATTCTTGTATGAGATGTATACAATCTTTAACCAAAATCACCTTCATGTAATACTTTGAGATAtgtaaagtatgaattaaaggcaCACACTGGAAAAACGTTACAGGATTAATGAAGTTTTCATCTACATATTCTTCTTCATGAGCAATCTGCATCAATAAACATAAACATACATTTAAAATGATATCTTCAAGTGATGAAGCTTCATAAAAGGTTATATGCATGTTACCAAAAAGACTTCTTCAAGTAGTGGGCAACTCGAGAGGAAATTTTGAAGCACTTCAGCAGTAACCCGAACATCTTCAAAGTCAATCTTCCTCAACTTATTAAATCCATTAAATGTCAATGGAGGTTCAAAATTACAACATAATAGCTCTAAAGATTCTAACCCTTTTATCAAAAAGAACGATGTAGGTATTTGTAGCAGGTGTCTGAATTATTATCAATGATCAAACATTTCACATTAATTCTCCTTGAAAGAAAAAGTATGATCTGGTCAAACTCGGTTTCCATGCCCAATTTGTTGACATCAAGCTTGAACTTTAGTATCGTCGGACCACTGTGTAGTAACAAAACATGGAATATCGCATTGACAAGCTTATATTTCCACAAAATTTCGGTATCGGGTATCACTTGAACCATGTTGTGATCAAATACAAGTTTGGGCATGGTCATCCAAGAATACCTCCATTTCTTTGACAAAATGCTCGTTCTCAGTGCATCTCGGATTGGCATAAGAGTTAAAATAGTATCAATTATGTTTTGAGGAAGGGAGCTGATTCTATCCGAACTTATGCATTGAGTTTTCATCATATACACTCAACAAGTCTGCAATATAAAACCGAAAGTATTGACAAAATGACAAGGGCATTTGGTTATATAAAAGATAAAGTATTATCCAGAAGATCAGTGACAGATATATTttttaagaaaagaaaaaaaacattTATAGAAACAAACAACTTACTTTATAAATTATAACTGAACTTTTAGAAACTATATATTCACATAAACAGGGACGCATTATCAGACTTTCGGtagttataaagataaatataaggacatttttttttttttttactttcggaAGTATAAAAGGTGAGAAATCAAAGAAATTTCCTGAAATCAAACGCACTGTTCTTTCAAGATggatcaaaaataataataataataataataataatattattattattattattattattattattattattattattattattattattattattattattattattattattattattattattattattattattattattattattattattattattattattattattattattattattattattattattattattattattattattattattattattattattattattattattattattattattattattattattattattattattattattattattattattattattattattattattattattattattattattattattattattattattattattattattattattattattattattattattattattattattattattattattattattattattattattattattattattattattattattattattattattattattattattattattattattattattattattattattattattattattattattattattattattattattattattattattattattattattattattattattattattattattattattattattattattataataaacttaaaagtattaaaacttataaaaaaattagtgggaagcctagagacaatctgggcccccacacctctagcaatagcaaaatctatcctagtaaaaatatgagtagcagcaccggcaccaatatcttgcgccatcgaactcttctgaacccgctttagcaaacaaacaacatccttttctaattccccaagggaagaaaatgagaaaggaatgaaaccataaccaatcgcctgacagctagattcgtacttgacccgcttttgatgagccgcatcaaccacagcacgtccagggacaaagtcagaaagcccagactgtgtcaaaggagaagaccctgtcaagtcaacacaaacatcgcgaccacaatcccaggaataaagtaacacatctgcaggtctgagggccctgtcgttccctccagacaacccaatgtcaacctcctttctcgctgaaatcccagatcgataacaaacatcaacaagggaatcccgaacaacattatgtcgatgcttaatacccaccataccagcacaagacaccgcgtgatccccgaaaatatccccagtaaaaacccttgaacaggcagagcatgccgtcgagatagagaacaatggaacacccaaccggtagcacaacacacatcggtaagtctttgcgttcatcgtctgacccaaccccaaaatattattattatcagatctAGGGCTACAAAAATTAGGAGTTTCGAGTAAGATAATTTTCAATTCAGATTAAAGTGATATGTAGCTGTGCTGCTACTCAATCGAATTTATAAAAG
This genomic interval carries:
- the LOC139900546 gene encoding F-box/FBD/LRR-repeat protein At1g13570-like; the protein is MVQVIPDTEILWKYKLVNAIFHVLLLHSGPTILKFKLDVNKLGMETEFDQIILFLSRRINVKWLESLELLCCNFEPPLTFNGFNKLRKIDFEDVRVTAEVLQNFLSSCPLLEEVFLIAHEEEYVDENFINPVTFFQCVPLIHTLHISKYYMKYMAAGGMPDKLPTSLHLKDVGLGVCLMDRDVISSALCIIRSSPNLEQLSFLMYDNEKFPIKESSIKFVDLQDDLSLTLDHLTYFGIISFSNNVFERECVKLIMAKSPVLTLVRIELEDKVSVDEELKILRDMIYRPFSCASPSAKLLIKRPKTSS